Proteins found in one Clostridium butyricum genomic segment:
- the larB gene encoding nickel pincer cofactor biosynthesis protein LarB, whose product MELKEVLTKLKNNEISVEEAEKYLRKQPFEEMGYAKLDTHRKVRSGFSEVIFCSGKADEHLINIFGKLYEEDGEVFGTRADEHQYKIIKDKYPQVEYDHISHILKIEKKNKKRIGKIAVCTAGTADICVAEEAAQTAEYFGSNVERIYDVGVAGIHRLLSKLDIIQSANCVIAVAGMEGALASVIGGLVDKPVIAVPTSVGYGASMNGLAPLLTMINSCANGIAVVNIDNGYGAGYIATQINRMGEKNE is encoded by the coding sequence ATGGAATTAAAAGAAGTACTTACAAAGCTTAAAAATAATGAAATATCAGTTGAAGAAGCAGAGAAATATTTAAGAAAACAGCCATTTGAAGAAATGGGGTATGCAAAGCTTGACACACATAGAAAAGTAAGGTCTGGATTTTCAGAAGTTATTTTCTGCAGTGGAAAGGCTGACGAACATCTTATCAATATATTTGGAAAATTATATGAGGAAGATGGAGAAGTATTTGGAACAAGGGCAGATGAACATCAGTATAAAATTATAAAAGATAAGTATCCTCAGGTAGAATATGACCACATATCTCATATTTTGAAGATAGAAAAGAAAAATAAAAAAAGAATTGGTAAAATAGCAGTTTGTACTGCAGGCACAGCAGACATATGTGTGGCAGAAGAAGCAGCACAAACAGCAGAATATTTCGGGTCCAATGTAGAAAGAATATATGACGTTGGAGTTGCTGGTATTCACAGACTTCTATCAAAATTAGATATTATACAAAGTGCAAACTGTGTGATAGCTGTAGCAGGGATGGAAGGTGCACTGGCAAGTGTTATTGGAGGCCTTGTGGATAAGCCGGTTATTGCAGTTCCTACATCTGTAGGATATGGAGCAAGTATGAATGGACTAGCACCATTACTTACTATGATTAATTCGTGTGCAAATGGTATTGCAGTGGTTAATATAGATAATGGATATGGTGCAGGCTATATTGCAACACAAATAAACAGAATGGGGGAGAAAAATGAGTAA
- a CDS encoding flavodoxin has product MSKKFLVAYFSCSGVTAKVAKSLVQLVDADIYEIKPEIPYTNADLNWRDNQSRSSIEMNDPSYRPGIIGKVSNMDDYDTVFVGFPIWWYVAPTIINTFLETYDFSGKKIIPFATSGGSNLGQTVEKLKSSCSDTVTWFPGKLLNGRISKEILAEWINKLNI; this is encoded by the coding sequence ATGAGTAAAAAATTTTTAGTTGCATATTTTTCATGTAGTGGTGTGACAGCAAAAGTAGCGAAAAGCCTTGTACAATTAGTAGATGCAGATATTTATGAAATTAAACCAGAAATTCCATATACAAATGCAGACTTAAATTGGAGAGATAATCAATCACGTAGCAGTATTGAAATGAATGATCCATCTTATCGCCCAGGGATTATTGGAAAAGTATCAAATATGGATGATTATGATACTGTATTTGTAGGATTTCCAATATGGTGGTATGTAGCGCCAACTATAATAAATACATTTTTAGAAACCTATGATTTTTCAGGAAAGAAAATCATACCATTTGCTACATCAGGGGGAAGTAATCTTGGACAGACTGTAGAAAAATTAAAGAGCTCGTGTTCTGATACTGTGACATGGTTTCCAGGAAAATTGTTAAATGGAAGAATATCGAAAGAAATACTTGCGGAATGGATTAATAAACTTAACATTTAA
- a CDS encoding ABC-F family ATP-binding cassette domain-containing protein, with protein MIKIDNLSYSFPEKDLYKNISFTLETDAHAAFIGTNGSGKSTLIDMIMDTEKYLYDGTIEKSPNCRIGYVQQFSQNDKMREITVFDYICEEYNKLQSEITSICTQMETSSDIETLLEKYQEALDALDAIGGDEFENNVNKKLNLTNLMKHKDLMISELSGGEFKLVQVMKGMLNNPDLIIMDEPDVFLDFENLNSLKNLINSHKGTMLVITHNRYLLNNCFDKIIHLENMEVQEFDGNYIDYNFSLLQTKIELQELAAADTAEIERNDKLIDRLRELATENAEQFRGKTLRARVKIQERLEQRRIKSPFLAIKEPDINLNTDNVLDEETIALKINNYNAVFDNVLLEDVTFEIKSTDKAAIIGLNGTGKTTLMQDIFSYINNKKSIEVNDQVEMAYLSQLQHKTLNDSNTIREEFIEAGFKNSDEIMEHISKYGFEDREILSQEIGSLSGGEQNMLQLAKISVSNANMLLLDEPTSHLDTYSQIALEKAIKNYNGAILMVSHDFYSIVNCMDYILYIEDKKIRRMNMKTFKKMVYANYFDKDYLEIEHNKKQLEIQIELALRENDFDTAKDLSAELEKLVKLLRI; from the coding sequence ATGATAAAAATTGATAACTTGTCATACTCATTCCCTGAAAAGGACTTATATAAAAATATTTCATTCACATTAGAAACTGATGCTCATGCTGCTTTTATTGGAACTAATGGAAGTGGAAAAAGTACTCTTATAGATATGATTATGGATACTGAGAAATATTTGTATGATGGTACAATAGAAAAATCACCAAACTGCAGAATTGGATATGTACAACAATTCTCCCAAAATGATAAAATGAGAGAAATTACGGTTTTTGATTACATATGTGAAGAATATAATAAACTTCAAAGTGAGATAACATCTATCTGCACACAAATGGAAACATCTTCTGACATTGAAACTTTACTTGAAAAATATCAGGAAGCTTTAGATGCACTAGATGCAATAGGCGGAGATGAATTTGAAAACAATGTTAATAAGAAATTAAATCTTACAAACTTAATGAAACATAAAGATTTGATGATATCTGAACTTAGTGGTGGAGAATTTAAGCTTGTTCAAGTGATGAAGGGAATGCTTAATAATCCAGATTTAATAATTATGGATGAACCAGATGTATTTTTAGACTTTGAAAATCTTAATTCTCTTAAAAATTTAATTAATTCACACAAAGGAACAATGCTTGTGATTACTCACAATAGATATCTACTTAATAATTGTTTCGATAAAATCATCCATCTTGAAAATATGGAGGTTCAGGAGTTTGATGGAAACTATATTGATTATAACTTCTCATTACTACAAACTAAAATCGAACTTCAAGAACTGGCTGCCGCAGATACTGCTGAAATTGAAAGAAATGATAAATTAATAGATAGGTTAAGAGAGCTTGCAACTGAAAATGCTGAACAATTCAGAGGTAAAACTCTTAGAGCCAGAGTTAAAATTCAGGAAAGATTAGAACAACGTAGAATTAAATCACCATTTTTAGCTATTAAAGAACCAGATATCAATTTAAATACCGATAACGTATTAGATGAAGAAACTATTGCTTTAAAAATTAATAACTACAATGCCGTATTTGATAATGTACTTTTAGAAGATGTAACCTTCGAAATTAAGTCTACTGATAAAGCTGCAATTATCGGATTAAATGGTACTGGTAAAACTACTTTAATGCAAGACATATTTAGCTATATAAACAATAAAAAGTCTATTGAAGTAAATGACCAAGTTGAAATGGCTTATTTATCGCAGCTTCAACACAAAACCCTAAATGATTCTAACACTATACGTGAAGAATTCATTGAAGCTGGTTTTAAAAACTCTGATGAGATTATGGAACATATTTCAAAGTATGGTTTTGAGGATAGAGAAATTCTTAGTCAAGAAATAGGTTCTTTATCTGGAGGAGAACAGAATATGCTTCAGCTAGCAAAAATTTCTGTCAGCAATGCTAATATGTTACTTCTTGATGAACCAACAAGCCATTTAGATACATATTCACAAATAGCATTAGAAAAAGCTATTAAAAACTATAATGGTGCGATTCTTATGGTTTCTCATGATTTCTATTCAATAGTTAATTGCATGGACTACATTTTATATATTGAAGATAAAAAAATAAGAAGAATGAATATGAAAACTTTTAAGAAAATGGTTTATGCTAATTACTTCGATAAAGACTATTTAGAAATTGAACATAATAAAAAACAGCTTGAAATACAAATAGAACTAGCTCTTAGAGAAAATGATTTTGATACTGCAAAAGATTTATCTGCTGAATTAGAAAAGTTAGTTAAGTTACTCCGAATTTAA
- a CDS encoding MFS transporter, whose product MIKVYKYKSKLIKEKTIKKNINIDYIYSFMKNFDISSAIWVLYMVYKGLPLWQIGIVEGVFHLTSFLFEVPSGAAADLFGRKKVMIAGRICSVVSSVINLFAVNLFGFSIGFMISALGYNLNSGSEEALVYDTLKQEDCENEYLKVSSRLNLIIEISQGLATFIGGVLAQYSYVYCYGMAIIISLLSLIPCCMFKEPSIKDENKRKEKVSIKMHFRICYEILKTNKKIIKVIVYFPLVFTFHTVVYFYGQQYFSILGCNKIEISFIMFFGGISSCIGALSCEKIIYFFKDKTRYVASALMGISIVFISVKILSVSITFFCVMNYVNALLYPIQSEALNELIPSEQRATIISIDSMMFSFSMICMFPLCGLFADKFNLHITFFVLGIIQILMMVLLINRKKDRK is encoded by the coding sequence ATGATAAAAGTATATAAATATAAAAGTAAATTAATAAAAGAAAAAACTATAAAGAAAAATATAAATATAGATTATATATATTCATTTATGAAAAATTTTGATATTTCAAGTGCCATATGGGTTCTTTACATGGTTTATAAAGGGCTTCCTTTATGGCAGATTGGAATTGTTGAGGGAGTTTTTCATTTAACAAGTTTTCTATTTGAAGTTCCATCAGGAGCTGCAGCAGATTTATTCGGAAGAAAGAAGGTAATGATAGCTGGAAGGATATGCAGTGTTGTATCTTCAGTTATAAATTTATTTGCAGTAAATCTATTTGGTTTTTCTATTGGATTTATGATATCTGCATTAGGATATAATTTAAATTCAGGATCTGAAGAAGCTCTTGTATATGATACTTTAAAACAAGAGGACTGTGAAAATGAATATTTAAAAGTAAGCAGCAGATTGAACTTGATAATCGAAATATCACAAGGACTTGCCACTTTTATAGGAGGAGTATTAGCGCAATATTCATACGTATACTGTTATGGCATGGCAATAATAATATCATTATTATCACTAATTCCATGTTGTATGTTTAAAGAACCTTCAATAAAAGATGAAAATAAGAGAAAAGAAAAAGTGTCAATAAAAATGCATTTTAGGATTTGTTATGAGATATTGAAAACTAACAAAAAGATAATTAAGGTTATTGTCTATTTCCCATTAGTATTCACATTTCATACAGTTGTATATTTTTATGGGCAGCAGTATTTCAGTATTCTTGGATGCAATAAAATTGAAATAAGTTTTATAATGTTTTTTGGTGGAATATCATCGTGCATTGGTGCACTAAGTTGTGAAAAGATAATTTATTTCTTTAAAGATAAAACTAGATATGTGGCATCAGCACTTATGGGAATAAGTATTGTTTTTATCAGTGTAAAAATTCTTAGTGTTTCAATAACATTTTTTTGTGTTATGAATTATGTTAATGCATTGCTTTATCCAATACAGTCAGAAGCATTAAATGAATTAATACCATCAGAGCAGAGGGCAACTATCATTTCAATAGATAGTATGATGTTTTCATTTTCTATGATATGCATGTTTCCTTTATGTGGTTTATTTGCTGATAAATTTAATCTTCATATAACATTCTTTGTACTTGGAATAATTCAAATATTAATGATGGTATTATTGATTAATAGGAAAAAAGATAGGAAATAA
- a CDS encoding GxGYxYP domain-containing protein, which produces MKKIPKIYLSLLFTFIFLFTSFIYPINATSDLHIIQDYDNSDSLPNSFRKTTDISNANLLKSLNIKGLDKLNISGSGQFSEFNIKNLIKSIDSQLSIIDVDLREESHGFVNGTAISFANSNNSANAGLTLTEVIQKENDDLSSINLNNKLTLYNTNKSIKPKVIKNEKTLAEENNIGYLRIPVTDGNLPNDDMTNYFINFVNNQPENTWLHFHCKAGVGRTTTFMIMYDIMKNYNEVSLHDIIARQLLLGNIKSKTSLDFFVGKRYEFLNKFYSKFKNNEYNTSSLNTVDKCMPCYNNFNDALFNSAYIDGASNISYDTNVIEDDSYIKNTVIPKFLYVISENDMTKAEQTMIATLQGLIASKSENQIYILSPSEHDYEIWLKDLKKNYNVKYKKVKDPWSLLDKFKKYIHGYTLYSTVKGPSINNACTLASLNDSIAIDESIEKVLNSYGITNLLEDCRETDKYWAYNTLWNSGLNHSTVIELPSDKFISLRDYAILSKSLIFYEDDVNDTSFREAIFSSMDNGGRILGWGPDEHTNVSIASKCGIDMIAADWSYNLSVLSSYKSTPQSQNIKNDIKEEDGVHYITFIMSDGDNMQWLLGSNFSMKNWFGSPNRGNFNLGWSITPSLYYLAPTVFNKYYSSASSSKYSDNFVVSASGNGYMYPSKFPYEKLSNYTNRLNDYMSKVDQNYVLILDDEAFYKKDLWDKYTCNSNIDALLYLNYDINNAYKGKIIWSNDKPVISCRDLLWGGLEDENELISNINNRINSGYTNIKDPNSYTFVYVHVWSNTMDNVNDAINKLNKNPKVKIVTPDTFIKLIRNNVPHVDI; this is translated from the coding sequence ATGAAAAAAATTCCAAAAATCTATTTATCCTTGTTATTTACTTTCATATTTTTATTTACTTCTTTTATATATCCAATAAATGCAACATCTGATTTGCACATAATACAAGATTATGATAATTCAGATTCTTTACCAAACAGTTTTCGAAAAACAACTGATATTTCAAATGCTAATCTATTAAAATCATTAAATATTAAAGGTCTAGATAAATTAAATATTTCTGGTAGCGGACAATTTTCAGAATTTAATATTAAAAATTTAATTAAATCCATCGATAGTCAATTATCCATAATAGATGTTGATTTAAGAGAAGAATCCCATGGATTTGTAAATGGTACTGCAATAAGCTTCGCAAATTCAAACAATAGTGCTAATGCAGGACTTACTTTGACTGAAGTTATCCAAAAAGAGAATGATGATTTATCGTCTATAAATTTAAATAACAAATTAACTTTGTATAATACAAATAAATCAATTAAACCTAAAGTGATTAAAAATGAAAAAACCCTTGCTGAAGAAAATAATATAGGGTATCTTAGAATTCCAGTAACAGATGGAAATCTTCCTAATGATGATATGACTAATTATTTTATTAATTTTGTAAATAATCAACCTGAAAACACTTGGCTTCATTTTCACTGCAAAGCAGGTGTAGGCAGAACTACTACTTTTATGATTATGTATGATATTATGAAAAATTATAATGAAGTAAGTCTACATGATATTATTGCACGTCAGTTATTATTGGGAAATATTAAATCTAAAACTTCACTTGATTTTTTTGTTGGGAAGAGATATGAATTTCTAAATAAGTTCTATAGCAAATTCAAAAATAATGAATATAATACTTCTTCATTAAATACTGTTGATAAGTGCATGCCTTGCTATAATAATTTCAATGATGCTCTTTTTAACTCAGCCTATATTGATGGCGCTTCTAACATAAGTTATGACACTAATGTAATTGAAGATGATTCTTACATAAAAAATACTGTGATTCCTAAATTTCTTTATGTAATTAGCGAAAATGATATGACGAAAGCTGAACAAACTATGATTGCAACCCTTCAAGGTCTTATAGCCTCAAAATCTGAAAATCAAATTTATATTTTAAGTCCCAGTGAACATGATTATGAAATATGGCTTAAAGACTTAAAAAAGAATTATAATGTCAAATATAAGAAAGTGAAAGATCCATGGTCATTATTAGATAAATTCAAAAAATATATACATGGATATACTCTATATAGCACTGTAAAAGGACCATCAATAAACAATGCTTGCACACTAGCCTCTTTAAATGATTCTATAGCTATTGATGAATCTATAGAAAAAGTTTTAAACAGTTATGGAATAACTAATTTATTAGAAGATTGCAGAGAAACAGATAAATATTGGGCATATAATACACTTTGGAATTCTGGTTTAAATCACTCAACAGTAATAGAATTGCCTAGTGATAAATTTATCTCATTACGTGATTATGCAATTCTTTCAAAATCCCTAATATTCTATGAAGATGATGTAAATGATACCTCTTTTAGAGAAGCTATTTTTAGTTCTATGGATAATGGTGGAAGAATTTTAGGCTGGGGTCCTGATGAACACACTAATGTATCGATTGCCTCAAAATGCGGAATAGATATGATTGCTGCTGATTGGTCTTATAACCTATCTGTATTAAGTTCATATAAATCAACACCACAAAGTCAGAATATTAAAAATGATATAAAAGAAGAAGATGGAGTTCATTATATTACTTTCATTATGTCCGATGGGGATAATATGCAATGGCTTTTAGGAAGTAATTTTAGTATGAAGAACTGGTTTGGTTCACCCAATAGGGGAAATTTTAATTTAGGATGGTCAATAACTCCATCATTATATTACCTAGCTCCCACTGTTTTTAATAAATACTACTCATCTGCAAGTTCTTCAAAATACAGTGATAATTTTGTAGTTTCTGCTTCAGGAAATGGATATATGTATCCAAGTAAGTTTCCTTATGAAAAATTAAGTAATTATACAAATAGATTAAATGATTATATGTCTAAAGTTGACCAAAATTATGTATTAATTTTAGATGATGAAGCTTTTTATAAAAAAGACTTATGGGATAAATACACTTGTAATTCTAATATAGATGCACTTTTATATCTTAATTATGATATAAATAATGCTTATAAAGGTAAAATAATATGGTCAAATGATAAACCAGTAATCTCTTGTCGAGATCTGCTTTGGGGCGGGTTAGAAGATGAAAATGAACTTATTTCTAATATTAATAATAGGATAAATTCAGGCTATACAAATATTAAAGATCCAAATTCATATACTTTTGTATACGTTCATGTTTGGAGCAATACTATGGATAATGTAAATGACGCTATAAATAAATTAAATAAAAACCCTAAAGTAAAAATAGTAACTCCAGATACTTTTATAAAATTAATAAGAAACAATGTACCTCATGTTGATATTTAA
- a CDS encoding ABC transporter ATP-binding protein encodes MGQIYNKPEVKMPSMGRAGRGGGPGRFGPKEKPKNIKGTLIRIVNIYMRWGKTIALAMFLTVISSLIVISIPYFVGRTFNYFNVDTRTVNIRMLLILLIIISVLHLSNFIISSVNGVIMLKVSQKLVHVLRTEFFKKMQHLPLEFYDMRSHGDTMSRITNDVDNISSTIAQTTTQLISSILTLIGSFLVMINLNIPLTLVVLLCIPLVVLLTKTIASKSRDYFLAQQQSLGSLNGVVEENILGLKMVKAFGKQKDVLENFKEINEKLYESSNKAQIWSGYMMPLMNVINNFIFAVVAIVGGVLSVEYGLAVGIVVSFLSYSKQFSQPLNSIAGMFNTIQSALAGAERVFEILDTVEEKEDIHGAIELKSPKGDVEFKNVCFSYDKCAPILKNVSFKVKAGEVVALVGETGAGKTTIVNLLTRFYDKDSGSILIDNEDIMNLKRDSLRKYFSVVLQDTCLFTGTIMDNIRYSQNNASDEDVINAAKISHAHDFISKLPKGYYTMVSGAIDNLSQGQRQLIAIARAVLCDSPILILDEATSSVDTKTEKDIQNALVKLMKNRTSFLIAHRLSTIRDADNIMVIGNGRILESGDHKSLMNNKGRYYEMVISQMGKLSD; translated from the coding sequence TTGGGACAAATATATAATAAACCAGAAGTAAAAATGCCTTCAATGGGAAGAGCAGGAAGAGGTGGAGGTCCAGGGCGATTTGGGCCTAAAGAAAAACCTAAAAATATTAAAGGTACATTAATTAGAATTGTAAATATATATATGAGATGGGGAAAAACAATAGCTTTAGCTATGTTTTTAACTGTTATTTCCTCTCTTATAGTTATTAGTATTCCTTACTTTGTTGGGAGAACCTTCAATTATTTTAATGTTGATACTAGAACTGTAAATATACGAATGCTGCTAATACTTTTAATAATAATATCAGTCCTTCATTTATCAAATTTTATTATTTCAAGTGTTAATGGAGTAATTATGCTGAAGGTATCTCAAAAACTAGTACACGTTTTAAGAACTGAGTTTTTTAAAAAGATGCAGCACCTTCCTTTAGAATTTTATGATATGAGGTCTCATGGTGATACCATGAGCAGAATTACTAATGATGTAGATAATATAAGTTCAACAATAGCTCAAACAACAACTCAGCTTATTTCGAGTATTTTAACTTTAATTGGATCATTTCTGGTAATGATAAATTTAAATATTCCTCTTACGTTAGTTGTTCTTTTATGTATTCCTCTAGTAGTCTTACTAACTAAAACAATTGCATCAAAAAGCAGAGATTATTTTTTAGCACAACAGCAAAGTTTAGGTTCTTTAAATGGAGTAGTTGAGGAGAATATTTTAGGATTAAAGATGGTAAAAGCTTTTGGAAAACAAAAAGATGTTTTAGAAAACTTTAAAGAAATTAATGAAAAACTTTATGAAAGCAGTAATAAGGCTCAAATATGGTCTGGATATATGATGCCCTTGATGAATGTTATAAATAATTTTATATTTGCAGTCGTTGCTATTGTAGGAGGAGTTTTATCTGTAGAATATGGATTGGCAGTAGGTATTGTTGTCAGTTTTTTAAGCTATTCAAAACAGTTTTCACAGCCACTAAACTCCATAGCTGGAATGTTTAATACTATTCAATCTGCACTTGCAGGTGCTGAAAGAGTATTTGAAATTTTAGATACAGTAGAGGAAAAGGAAGACATCCATGGGGCAATAGAATTAAAATCTCCAAAGGGTGATGTAGAATTTAAAAATGTATGTTTTTCTTATGATAAATGTGCTCCTATATTAAAAAATGTAAGCTTTAAGGTTAAAGCTGGAGAAGTTGTTGCTTTAGTTGGAGAAACAGGTGCTGGTAAAACAACTATAGTGAATCTTCTTACTAGATTTTATGATAAAGATAGTGGAAGTATTCTTATAGATAATGAGGATATAATGAATTTAAAAAGAGATAGTCTTAGAAAATACTTTTCAGTAGTGCTTCAAGATACATGCTTATTTACAGGAACAATTATGGATAATATCAGATATTCGCAAAATAATGCTTCAGATGAGGATGTAATTAACGCTGCTAAAATATCTCATGCACATGATTTTATAAGTAAGCTTCCAAAGGGGTATTACACAATGGTTTCTGGGGCTATTGATAATTTAAGTCAAGGTCAGCGTCAGCTTATAGCAATAGCAAGGGCTGTTTTATGTGATAGTCCAATTCTTATTTTAGATGAGGCAACGAGTAGTGTTGATACTAAAACTGAGAAGGATATTCAAAATGCATTAGTTAAATTAATGAAAAACAGAACGAGCTTTTTAATTGCTCATAGACTTTCTACTATTAGAGATGCAGACAACATTATGGTTATTGGAAATGGTAGAATACTTGAGAGTGGAGATCATAAAAGCTTAATGAATAATAAAGGTCGCTACTATGAAATGGTAATAAGTCAGATGGGAAAATTAAGTGACTAA
- a CDS encoding ABC transporter ATP-binding protein, giving the protein MNLYGKYFRKYKFPFLTAIVCVALEAVCDLLGPTLMSNIINSGIDKAQISNVYYWGGLMLMVTAFGACFAVTRNILASKVSQRVGADLRYDLFKKILYFSEKGADKIESGSLITRMTNDTSQIVQFINGIMRIFLKAPITCIGSIVLATLLNFKLSIIIYGVVAIVGILIIASMKLSYPRFYNLQKAMDKVNSVVQEYLIGVRLVKAFGTYNKEKEKFKEANDNLMEKGISSQIVITLTSPLMTLTVGIGTVIIIFVGSKLFSLNIANPGDITAFTIYMAQILTSLIMITNIFNTFVRTKASTARIEDIFNCEDDFHNDVDTSELTGEVEFRNVTFAYPNGSGLPAINNLSFSLKPGEKLAIIGPTGSGKSTIAWLLLRFYDVNEGCILINGKNIKDIGIDCLRKDISIAPQKPMLFSGSIDENIKWGKTNASDEEIKMASIKAGASFIDSMPEGFNSLLGGGGVNLSGGQKQRISIARGILKKCKILILDDATSALDAVTEAKVRDGINSMGDKTIITITQRCGTAMFSDKILVMDNGENVGFGTHSELMKNCPIYRDIYKTQIESSKEA; this is encoded by the coding sequence GTGAATTTATATGGTAAATATTTTAGAAAATACAAATTCCCTTTTTTGACTGCTATTGTTTGTGTAGCATTAGAGGCAGTATGTGATTTGCTTGGACCAACACTTATGTCTAATATAATTAATTCAGGAATAGATAAAGCACAAATTTCAAATGTATATTACTGGGGAGGTTTAATGCTTATGGTTACAGCTTTTGGAGCTTGTTTTGCTGTAACTCGTAACATACTGGCATCTAAAGTTTCTCAAAGAGTTGGTGCAGATTTAAGATATGATTTATTTAAGAAAATTTTATATTTTTCAGAAAAAGGTGCTGATAAGATTGAAAGTGGTTCTCTTATTACACGTATGACTAATGATACTTCTCAGATTGTTCAATTTATAAACGGAATTATGCGTATTTTTCTAAAGGCTCCAATAACATGCATAGGAAGTATTGTTCTTGCAACACTTCTTAACTTTAAGTTATCCATAATAATTTATGGAGTGGTAGCTATAGTTGGTATTCTCATAATAGCAAGCATGAAGCTTAGTTATCCACGCTTTTATAATTTACAGAAAGCCATGGACAAGGTAAATTCAGTTGTTCAGGAGTATCTTATTGGTGTTAGGTTAGTTAAGGCTTTTGGAACCTACAATAAGGAAAAAGAAAAGTTTAAAGAGGCTAATGATAATTTAATGGAAAAGGGAATTTCATCTCAGATAGTTATAACTTTAACATCACCACTTATGACATTGACCGTTGGTATTGGGACTGTAATAATAATTTTTGTTGGAAGTAAGCTTTTCTCATTAAATATTGCAAATCCAGGAGATATTACAGCTTTTACAATATATATGGCTCAGATTTTAACATCCTTAATAATGATAACAAACATATTTAATACATTTGTTAGAACAAAAGCATCTACTGCTCGTATTGAAGATATATTTAATTGTGAAGATGATTTTCATAATGATGTAGATACTTCAGAATTAACTGGAGAAGTGGAGTTTAGGAACGTTACTTTTGCATATCCAAATGGAAGTGGTCTGCCTGCAATTAATAATTTAAGTTTTTCATTAAAGCCTGGAGAAAAACTTGCAATTATAGGGCCTACAGGTAGTGGAAAATCCACAATAGCTTGGTTGTTATTAAGATTTTATGATGTTAATGAAGGCTGTATTTTAATTAATGGAAAAAATATTAAGGATATAGGTATAGATTGCCTTAGAAAGGATATTTCTATTGCGCCTCAAAAGCCAATGCTATTTTCTGGATCTATTGATGAAAATATAAAATGGGGAAAGACAAATGCATCAGATGAAGAAATAAAGATGGCATCTATAAAGGCTGGAGCATCATTTATAGATAGTATGCCAGAAGGTTTTAATTCACTTTTAGGTGGAGGCGGAGTTAACTTGTCAGGAGGACAAAAGCAAAGAATCTCTATTGCACGTGGAATTCTAAAAAAATGTAAAATACTTATTCTAGATGATGCAACAAGTGCGTTAGATGCGGTTACTGAAGCTAAGGTTAGAGATGGAATCAATTCTATGGGGGATAAAACAATTATCACAATTACACAACGTTGTGGTACAGCAATGTTTTCAGATAAGATTTTGGTTATGGATAATGGAGAAAATGTTGGATTTGGAACTCATAGTGAGCTTATGAAAAACTGTCCTATTTACAGGGATATATATAAAACTCAAATAGAAAGCAGCAAGGAGGCATAA